In Tistrella mobilis, one DNA window encodes the following:
- a CDS encoding gamma carbonic anhydrase family protein: MISGADIAAGRAGGLRIGPEVVVDPAARIDRSAAIFGKVTLKAGVSVWMNVVFRAEMFEVVIGENTNIQDFVMVHVGNKAGTYVGRNCSITHHVTIHGCRIGDNVLVGIGATIMDDCVIGENSIIAPQSCLKEGTVIPPNSIVVGTPGKVVRTRDNAAANRLNAFLYRRNAEAYAEGDDRLWSRDSFHAEMEAEIARIAREAD; encoded by the coding sequence ATGATCAGTGGTGCAGACATCGCCGCCGGCAGGGCGGGTGGGCTCAGGATCGGGCCGGAGGTGGTTGTGGATCCGGCGGCCCGGATCGATCGCTCGGCGGCGATTTTCGGCAAGGTGACGCTGAAGGCCGGCGTGTCGGTCTGGATGAACGTGGTCTTCCGGGCCGAGATGTTCGAGGTGGTGATCGGCGAGAACACCAATATTCAGGACTTCGTGATGGTCCATGTCGGCAACAAGGCCGGCACCTATGTCGGCCGCAACTGTTCCATCACCCATCATGTCACCATCCATGGCTGCAGGATCGGCGACAACGTGCTGGTCGGCATCGGGGCCACCATCATGGATGACTGCGTCATCGGCGAGAATTCGATCATCGCGCCGCAAAGCTGCCTGAAGGAAGGCACGGTGATCCCGCCCAATTCGATCGTGGTCGGCACGCCGGGCAAGGTGGTGCGGACCCGCGACAATGCTGCCGCCAACCGGCTGAACGCCTTCCTCTACCGCCGCAATGCTGAAGCCTATGCGGAAGGCGATGACCGTTTGTGGTCGCGCGACAGCTTCCATGCCGAGATGGAGGCCGAGATCGCCCGCATCGCCCGCGAGGCCGACTGA
- a CDS encoding sensor histidine kinase codes for MSRWSPSLVILCAFFVGLVLAGAATFLAVDQPWTGLRLVDDGDAAPAREPGVRIAAVARNGPAAAAGVAQGMRLVAIEAGGRREEVLPGDLIEESDMLPGFPAIIAFQDRQTRLAAILAADWVELHLVDPEGEPIRLWIAPADSRPILDLPLLFWVQIMTGVGAMLIGGWVLGLRRDGSGPLMFFLSAPTLAVSAFSSAVYGTRELAIDGTLFRVLSAINHLGAVGFGAAMISLFLVYPKRLVTDRVPVAVGLAVTVLWVLDTLRLTPGPGYGGYYATLIEMILIVTLIGVQWRKNRHDPTARAALRWLGLSIVLGAGAFTMAMMVPLTLGTEPLLSQGMAFGFFLLIYIGLALGVRRYRLFELDEWAFKVMFYTLGAMLLLAMDGVLIWLIGLDQAPSLGLSLIVVGFGYLPLREILWRRMVLRRPIADHELFRQVIEVAFTARPAERAERWRQLIRTVFDPLSLEPARGEVSVARADADGVMLLLPPTADAPALEVRYPWRGRGLFGPAHLQLAREMTQLMRHADEGRAAYERGATEERRRIARDLHDDVGARLLTGLHKADLGETRSLIRGALADIRTIAAGLARGSMPLGRVIADLRHETSGRLEAAGLALDWPLDDGAHDELPLDYAVYRNLFGALREIISNVIRHAAATTVRIEIRVEDGMLYLSVADDGIGLVAAAAADADGRADADGERPSGGLGLGNLARRVGDLGGRIAFPEQPRGTRVDLELPLEGTRPATAG; via the coding sequence GTGTCCAGATGGTCCCCCAGCCTCGTTATCCTCTGCGCCTTCTTCGTCGGGCTGGTCCTGGCCGGGGCGGCGACCTTCCTTGCCGTCGATCAGCCCTGGACGGGGCTGCGGCTGGTGGATGACGGCGACGCCGCCCCGGCGCGAGAGCCGGGCGTGCGCATTGCCGCCGTCGCCCGCAACGGCCCCGCCGCGGCGGCGGGGGTGGCCCAGGGCATGCGCCTGGTCGCGATCGAGGCCGGCGGCCGACGCGAGGAGGTTCTGCCCGGCGATCTGATCGAGGAAAGCGACATGCTGCCGGGCTTCCCGGCGATCATCGCCTTCCAGGACCGCCAGACCCGGCTGGCCGCCATTCTGGCTGCCGACTGGGTGGAGCTGCATCTGGTCGACCCCGAGGGAGAACCGATCCGGCTGTGGATCGCACCCGCCGACAGCCGGCCGATCCTGGATCTGCCGCTGCTGTTCTGGGTGCAGATCATGACCGGCGTGGGTGCCATGCTGATCGGCGGCTGGGTTCTGGGGCTGCGCCGCGACGGCTCGGGCCCGCTGATGTTTTTCCTCAGCGCGCCGACGCTGGCGGTCTCGGCCTTCTCGTCGGCGGTCTACGGCACCCGGGAACTCGCCATCGACGGCACGCTGTTCCGGGTGCTGTCAGCCATCAACCATCTGGGCGCGGTGGGTTTTGGTGCGGCGATGATCTCGCTGTTTCTGGTTTATCCCAAGCGTCTGGTCACCGATCGGGTGCCGGTTGCGGTCGGCCTTGCCGTCACGGTGCTCTGGGTGCTCGATACCCTGCGGCTGACGCCCGGCCCCGGCTATGGCGGCTATTACGCCACGCTGATCGAAATGATCCTGATCGTCACCCTGATCGGGGTGCAGTGGCGGAAGAACCGCCACGATCCCACCGCGCGGGCGGCGCTGCGCTGGCTGGGCCTGTCGATCGTGCTGGGGGCCGGCGCCTTCACCATGGCGATGATGGTGCCGCTGACGCTGGGCACCGAACCGCTGCTTTCTCAGGGCATGGCCTTCGGCTTCTTCCTGCTGATCTATATCGGCCTCGCTTTGGGCGTGCGCCGCTATCGGCTGTTCGAGCTGGACGAATGGGCCTTCAAGGTCATGTTCTACACCCTTGGCGCCATGCTGCTGCTGGCCATGGACGGGGTGTTGATCTGGCTGATCGGGCTGGACCAGGCGCCGTCGCTGGGGCTGTCGCTGATCGTGGTCGGTTTCGGCTATCTGCCGCTGCGCGAGATCCTGTGGCGGCGCATGGTGCTGCGCCGGCCGATCGCCGATCACGAGCTGTTCCGTCAGGTGATCGAGGTCGCCTTCACCGCTCGGCCCGCCGAACGCGCCGAGCGCTGGCGCCAGCTGATCCGCACCGTCTTCGACCCGCTGTCGCTGGAACCGGCCCGGGGCGAGGTGTCGGTGGCCCGGGCCGATGCCGATGGCGTGATGCTGCTGCTGCCGCCCACCGCCGACGCACCGGCGCTGGAGGTGCGCTATCCCTGGCGTGGCCGCGGCCTGTTCGGCCCCGCGCATCTGCAGCTGGCGCGCGAGATGACCCAGTTGATGCGCCATGCCGACGAGGGCCGCGCCGCCTATGAACGCGGCGCCACCGAGGAACGCCGCCGGATCGCCCGCGACCTGCACGACGATGTCGGCGCCCGGCTGCTCACCGGGCTGCACAAGGCCGATCTGGGCGAGACCCGCAGCCTGATCCGCGGGGCGCTGGCCGATATCCGCACCATCGCCGCCGGCCTCGCCCGCGGCTCCATGCCGCTCGGCCGGGTGATCGCGGATCTGCGCCATGAAACCTCGGGCCGGCTGGAGGCGGCGGGCCTGGCGCTGGACTGGCCGCTGGACGACGGCGCCCATGACGAGCTGCCGCTGGATTATGCGGTCTACCGCAACCTGTTCGGGGCATTGCGCGAGATCATCAGCAATGTCATTCGTCATGCAGCGGCCACCACCGTCCGGATCGAGATCCGGGTCGAGGATGGCATGCTGTACCTCTCGGTGGCGGATGACGGGATCGGCCTGGTGGCGGCCGCCGCTGCGGATGCCGACGGTCGCGCAGACGCCGATGGGGAACGGCCCTCCGGCGGCCTCGGCCTCGGCAATCTGGCGCGGCGGGTGGGCGATCTGGGTGGCCGGATCGCCTTCCCCGAACAGCCGAGGGGCACACGGGTGGATCTTGAACTGCCGCTGGAGGGCACACGTCCGGCGACAGCCGGCTGA
- a CDS encoding TRAP transporter large permease produces MSLPLLLVFGMLVGLLSAGVWVGITLTSIGLVSLEVFRNMRVDRFLAGDLWSTATSAELVTLPLFILMGELLFHTRLSENLFSGLSPWTRRLPGRLLHVNVLGCTLFAAVSGSSAATTATVGRITLKELLARGYDRNLAMGSLAGAGTLGFLIPPSIPMIVYGVLANVSILELFMAGIVPGLILALLYMGYLGLRTTIDPSLLPESEPRLGWGQKFAALLSLAPVLFLILFVIGSMYLGFASVTEAAAMGVLGALLVALGQRTLTWRKLFDALLGTVRTCSMIGLIISGALFLSKAMARLGLPVEIAGQIEALGLHPYMLIAVLLVFYLMLGCILDGLSAIVMTLPVTLPLVTAAGFDPIWFGVFLIVTVEMAQITPPVGFNLFVIQGLTGTPILKLARAALPFCLIMVTFVVLMVLVPEVVTALPKSLS; encoded by the coding sequence ATGAGCCTGCCCCTGCTTCTGGTCTTCGGCATGCTGGTGGGGCTGCTCTCCGCCGGCGTCTGGGTGGGCATCACCCTCACCTCCATCGGCCTGGTCAGCCTGGAGGTCTTCCGCAACATGCGGGTCGACCGCTTCCTGGCCGGCGATCTCTGGTCGACCGCGACCTCGGCCGAGCTGGTGACCCTGCCGCTGTTCATCCTGATGGGCGAGCTGCTGTTTCACACCCGGCTGTCCGAGAACCTGTTCTCGGGGCTTTCCCCCTGGACGCGGCGCCTGCCCGGCCGGCTGCTGCATGTGAATGTGCTGGGCTGCACCCTGTTCGCCGCGGTGTCGGGATCGTCCGCCGCCACCACCGCCACCGTCGGGCGGATCACGCTCAAGGAACTTCTGGCCCGCGGCTATGACCGCAACCTCGCCATGGGTTCGCTCGCCGGCGCCGGCACGCTCGGCTTCCTGATCCCGCCCTCGATCCCGATGATCGTCTATGGCGTGCTCGCCAATGTCTCGATCCTGGAACTCTTCATGGCCGGCATCGTGCCGGGGCTGATCCTGGCGCTGCTCTATATGGGCTATCTGGGTTTGCGGACCACGATCGACCCCTCGCTGCTGCCGGAAAGCGAGCCGCGGCTCGGCTGGGGGCAGAAATTCGCCGCCCTGCTGTCGCTGGCGCCGGTGCTGTTCCTGATCCTGTTCGTCATCGGCTCGATGTATCTGGGCTTCGCCAGCGTCACCGAGGCGGCGGCGATGGGCGTGCTGGGCGCCCTGCTGGTGGCGCTGGGCCAGCGCACGCTCACCTGGCGCAAGCTGTTCGATGCCCTGCTCGGCACGGTCCGCACCTGTTCGATGATCGGGCTGATCATCTCGGGCGCACTGTTCCTGTCCAAGGCCATGGCGCGGCTGGGCCTGCCGGTCGAAATCGCCGGCCAGATCGAGGCGCTGGGCCTGCACCCCTATATGCTGATCGCGGTGCTGCTGGTCTTCTACCTGATGCTGGGCTGCATTCTGGACGGGCTGTCGGCGATCGTGATGACCCTGCCGGTCACCCTGCCGCTGGTCACCGCCGCCGGCTTCGACCCGATCTGGTTCGGCGTCTTCCTGATCGTGACCGTCGAAATGGCCCAGATCACCCCGCCGGTCGGCTTCAACCTGTTCGTCATCCAGGGCCTGACCGGCACGCCCATCCTGAAACTGGCCCGCGCCGCCCTGCCCTTCTGCCTGATCATGGTCACCTTCGTGGTGCTGATGGTGCTGGTGCCCGAGGTGGTGACGGCGCTGCCGAAATCACTGTCCTGA
- a CDS encoding response regulator transcription factor, translating to MSGSSTEQRIGLVIEDLAPTRAWLVEMLTLTFPGIRVVTADSLASARTAMAGCFGPVDTARSVPHLALVDLGLPDGSGIELIRELACARPDVMPIVTTIYDDDGHLFDAITAGAQGYLLKDQDAGLLAQYLRRIERGDPPLSPSIARRILARLRSPAAPVPAAPGATLAPADPDVTLTPREIEVLSLLGRGLRNAEVARLLSLSEHTIAGYVKAIYAKLSICSRAEAALEAAKRGLV from the coding sequence ATGAGCGGCAGCAGCACCGAACAGCGTATCGGTCTCGTGATCGAAGACCTGGCCCCCACCCGTGCCTGGCTGGTCGAGATGCTGACCCTGACCTTCCCGGGCATCCGGGTGGTCACGGCCGACAGCCTGGCCTCGGCCCGCACGGCCATGGCCGGGTGTTTCGGCCCGGTGGATACCGCCCGCAGCGTGCCGCATCTGGCCCTGGTCGATCTGGGCCTGCCCGACGGATCGGGGATCGAGCTGATCCGCGAACTGGCCTGCGCCCGGCCCGACGTGATGCCGATCGTCACCACCATCTATGACGATGACGGCCATCTGTTCGACGCCATCACCGCCGGTGCCCAGGGCTATCTGCTGAAGGATCAGGATGCCGGGCTGCTGGCGCAGTATCTGCGCCGGATCGAGCGCGGCGACCCGCCGCTGTCGCCCTCGATCGCCCGGCGGATCCTGGCCCGGCTGCGCAGTCCCGCAGCCCCTGTCCCCGCCGCCCCCGGTGCCACGCTTGCCCCCGCCGATCCCGACGTCACCCTGACGCCCCGGGAAATAGAGGTGCTGTCGCTGCTGGGCCGCGGCCTGCGCAATGCCGAAGTCGCCCGGCTGCTGTCGCTGAGCGAGCACACCATCGCCGGCTATGTGAAGGCGATCTACGCCAAGCTCAGCATCTGCTCGCGGGCGGAAGCGGCGCTGGAGGCGGCGAAGCGGGGGCTGGTCTGA
- a CDS encoding SDR family NAD(P)-dependent oxidoreductase, with translation MSNLPTEKPKTILIAGASRGLGQAMAAAFVGKGWHVIGTVRDGGRTDLHALADAWPDQITIAPLDITDPAQIGALRERLPSGALDILFVNAGTANRDAATPAARVAPEDFMQVMLTNALGVMRTVEGLQDLVKADGLIGVMSSGQGSIANNTRGGFEVYRASKAALNQLMRSYAARQAGDPRALVLMAPGWIRTGLGGPGAPFSMEETIPTLVDTLIAQQGRPGLRFIDRFGDTVPW, from the coding sequence ATGAGCAACCTGCCCACGGAAAAGCCGAAGACGATCCTGATCGCCGGCGCCTCCCGCGGTCTTGGTCAGGCCATGGCCGCCGCCTTCGTCGGGAAGGGATGGCATGTCATCGGCACCGTCCGCGACGGCGGCCGGACGGACCTGCACGCATTGGCCGATGCCTGGCCCGATCAGATCACCATCGCGCCACTCGACATCACCGACCCCGCACAGATCGGGGCGCTGCGCGAGCGGCTGCCGTCAGGCGCTTTGGACATCCTGTTCGTCAATGCCGGAACCGCCAATCGGGACGCTGCCACGCCGGCCGCCCGGGTTGCACCCGAAGACTTCATGCAGGTGATGCTGACCAATGCCCTGGGCGTGATGCGCACGGTCGAAGGGCTTCAGGACCTGGTCAAGGCCGATGGCCTGATCGGTGTCATGTCGTCGGGCCAGGGCAGCATCGCCAACAACACCAGGGGCGGCTTCGAGGTCTATCGCGCCAGCAAGGCGGCGCTCAATCAGCTCATGCGCAGCTATGCCGCCCGTCAGGCCGGCGATCCGCGCGCGCTGGTGCTGATGGCGCCGGGCTGGATCCGCACCGGGCTGGGTGGGCCCGGCGCACCGTTCAGCATGGAGGAGACCATTCCGACCCTGGTCGACACGTTGATCGCGCAGCAGGGCAGGCCCGGGCTGCGCTTCATCGACCGGTTTGGCGACACGGTGCCGTGGTAA
- a CDS encoding site-specific integrase — MAAGSGRSGTGGARGGAGNGAAPRRGRRKVVLTDEPIRPAARLVATQDHVEAGLPGAVETGGLGDLDEAERETLHVLLGAGIAANSRLALIKDARYLAGWWAAANGGQHLPWPAPPSAVVRFMVHHLYDAEERARNPDHGMPRAVEEKLLAAGLKREAGPAAPATVARRLASWASLHRMRGLKPPTEDPGVREVRRKLMRASTYMPGRKAQAPVLADTLEALLQACEIDIDREPLRAARDAALLAVMWASGGRRRSEAGMIRMEHLRRERPQPAEIAPDGALTPEGTAAGWLPAMTIALPRTKTTRAVDGARVWLIGRPVELLDAWLQASGIRAGAVFVPIDRHGNPRITPDGRGFGRRGLDGLSGQAVARIVKTRAAQAGLDPRQISAHGLRSGFMTEAANRDVPIQQAMAQSLHRSIAVAARYYDESAAARGRGARLLADPPAPAARRPKVSDL, encoded by the coding sequence ATGGCGGCAGGGTCCGGGCGCAGTGGGACCGGTGGGGCCAGGGGTGGTGCGGGCAATGGCGCCGCACCACGGCGCGGCCGCCGCAAGGTCGTGCTGACCGACGAGCCGATCCGGCCGGCCGCCCGGCTGGTTGCAACCCAGGACCATGTCGAGGCCGGGCTGCCGGGGGCGGTGGAAACCGGCGGGCTGGGCGATCTGGACGAGGCCGAGCGCGAGACCCTGCATGTGCTGCTGGGCGCGGGCATCGCCGCCAACAGCCGTCTGGCGCTGATCAAGGATGCCCGCTATCTGGCCGGCTGGTGGGCGGCGGCCAATGGCGGCCAGCATCTGCCCTGGCCGGCCCCCCCTTCGGCGGTGGTCCGCTTCATGGTCCATCACCTCTACGATGCGGAAGAACGCGCCCGCAATCCGGACCATGGCATGCCGCGGGCGGTGGAAGAGAAGCTGCTGGCCGCCGGGCTGAAGCGCGAGGCGGGGCCGGCTGCCCCGGCCACCGTCGCCCGCCGTCTGGCCAGCTGGGCCTCGCTGCACCGCATGCGCGGGCTGAAGCCGCCCACCGAAGACCCCGGCGTGCGCGAGGTGCGGCGCAAGCTGATGCGCGCCTCCACCTACATGCCCGGCCGCAAGGCTCAGGCGCCGGTTCTGGCCGACACGCTGGAAGCCCTGCTTCAGGCCTGCGAGATCGATATCGACCGCGAGCCGCTGCGCGCGGCGCGCGATGCCGCCCTGCTGGCGGTGATGTGGGCCTCGGGCGGGCGGCGGCGCAGCGAGGCCGGCATGATCCGGATGGAACATCTGCGCCGGGAACGGCCGCAGCCGGCCGAAATCGCCCCGGACGGCGCGCTGACGCCCGAGGGCACGGCCGCAGGCTGGCTGCCGGCGATGACCATCGCCCTGCCCCGCACCAAAACCACCCGCGCGGTCGACGGGGCCCGGGTCTGGCTGATCGGCCGGCCGGTGGAGCTGCTGGATGCCTGGCTCCAGGCCTCGGGCATCCGCGCAGGCGCGGTTTTCGTGCCGATCGACCGCCACGGCAACCCGCGCATCACCCCCGACGGCCGCGGCTTCGGCCGGCGCGGCCTGGATGGGTTGAGCGGCCAGGCCGTGGCGCGGATCGTGAAGACCCGCGCGGCACAGGCCGGGCTGGACCCGCGCCAGATCAGCGCCCATGGCCTGAGATCCGGCTTCATGACCGAGGCGGCCAACCGCGACGTGCCGATCCAGCAGGCCATGGCCCAGTCGCTGCACCGGTCGATCGCGGTCGCCGCCCGCTATTACGACGAAAGCGCCGCCGCCCGCGGCCGCGGCGCCCGCCTGCTGGCCGATCCGCCGGCCCCGGCGGCGCGGCGGCCCAAGGTCTCGGATCTCTGA
- a CDS encoding LysR family transcriptional regulator, whose amino-acid sequence MTAIDLNLLTALDVLLAERSVTRAAGRLGLSPSAMSRTLARLRAATGDPLLVQAGRVLVPTPHAEHLAGRLPVLVREARAVLTPAAGDPDPASLARTFTIRANEGFVSLFAAGIVAAITQEAPLVRLRFAPKADKDARPLREGLIDIEVGTTGASAPEMRSQMIFRDRFIAAARHGHPVFDEVMTPQRYAACGHVVASRRGAMTGPVDEALRAIGLERRIVAVVPGFLDALTVARRSDLVALVPRSCLLHGQVAHGQGAAQGLQGFDLPVTTPDLAISLMWHPRLDADPAHRWFRQALMAVCRKMI is encoded by the coding sequence ATGACCGCGATCGATCTGAACCTGCTGACCGCTCTCGACGTTCTGCTGGCGGAGCGGAGCGTGACCCGGGCTGCCGGGCGCCTTGGTCTCAGCCCCTCGGCCATGAGCCGCACATTGGCGAGGCTGCGGGCGGCGACCGGCGACCCGCTGCTGGTGCAGGCCGGGCGCGTCCTGGTGCCGACCCCCCATGCCGAGCACCTTGCCGGACGCCTTCCTGTCCTTGTCCGCGAGGCGCGTGCCGTGCTGACGCCGGCGGCGGGGGATCCGGATCCGGCGTCACTGGCGCGAACCTTCACGATCCGCGCCAATGAAGGCTTTGTGTCGCTCTTCGCCGCCGGGATCGTCGCTGCGATCACGCAGGAAGCGCCACTGGTCCGGCTCCGTTTCGCACCGAAGGCCGACAAGGATGCGCGCCCGCTGCGCGAGGGGTTGATCGACATCGAGGTCGGAACGACCGGCGCCTCGGCGCCCGAGATGCGCAGCCAGATGATCTTTCGCGATCGCTTCATCGCTGCGGCCCGCCACGGCCACCCCGTGTTCGACGAGGTGATGACGCCCCAGCGCTATGCCGCCTGTGGCCATGTCGTCGCGTCGCGCAGGGGGGCCATGACCGGCCCGGTGGACGAGGCACTTCGCGCGATCGGCCTGGAACGCCGGATCGTTGCGGTGGTGCCGGGTTTCCTGGATGCGCTGACGGTTGCCCGCCGGTCCGACCTGGTCGCTCTGGTACCGCGATCCTGCCTCTTGCACGGCCAGGTGGCGCATGGGCAGGGGGCGGCGCAGGGCCTGCAGGGGTTCGACCTGCCCGTCACCACACCCGACCTGGCGATCAGCCTGATGTGGCATCCCCGTCTCGACGCAGACCCGGCACACCGGTGGTTCCGGCAGGCATTGATGGCGGTGTGTCGGAAGATGATCTGA
- a CDS encoding TRAP transporter small permease subunit, whose product MTALRLLTRFIDRLNLVGAVVAALAAALLALLLIVEVITTSAFAWSQPWAIEFSTYLLAFVLFCGTGWTLRSGGHIRVAAVTQALPPALRRLMDLAASVFGLGVTGFIAVAMVSQAIRTAEIGSRSFYPLATPLIIPQGLLAAGFVLLALAFLARVLRALVNDPVEDAGRHAGGIE is encoded by the coding sequence ATGACGGCCCTGCGCCTGCTCACCCGCTTCATCGACCGCCTGAACCTCGTCGGGGCGGTCGTGGCAGCCCTGGCTGCCGCCCTGCTCGCCCTGCTGCTGATCGTGGAGGTGATCACCACCTCGGCCTTCGCCTGGTCGCAGCCCTGGGCGATCGAGTTCAGCACCTATCTTCTGGCCTTCGTGCTGTTCTGCGGCACCGGCTGGACGCTCCGCAGCGGCGGCCATATCCGGGTCGCGGCGGTAACCCAGGCCCTGCCGCCGGCCCTGCGCCGGCTGATGGACCTGGCGGCCAGCGTCTTCGGCCTGGGCGTCACCGGCTTCATCGCCGTCGCCATGGTCTCGCAGGCGATCCGCACCGCCGAGATCGGGTCGCGGTCCTTCTATCCGCTGGCGACGCCGCTGATCATTCCGCAGGGCCTGCTCGCCGCCGGTTTCGTGCTGCTCGCCCTCGCCTTCCTCGCCCGTGTGCTGCGTGCGCTGGTCAACGACCCGGTTGAAGATGCCGGCCGACATGCCGGAGGGATCGAATGA
- a CDS encoding enoyl-CoA hydratase-related protein — translation MEQGIYLERQGPIARIVLNRPAKRNAMTAAMWRAIPALCAGIAADPEALVVVLTGAGGKAFSAGADIAEFPEVYETPESTRAYNEAVEAAQEAIVALDRPTIAAISGACVGGGCGLALASDFRFATEDARFAIPPATLGLAYSFNATRRLVGKVGPSRAKDMLFSGRLIAADEALCIGLVDRVVPAGALDQTVAAYAERLASVSQYTIRTMMRMVDAITLGADAPTPDLAEAWAASFTGADFAEGYRAFMEKRSPVFRWR, via the coding sequence ATGGAGCAGGGGATCTATCTGGAACGGCAGGGGCCGATCGCGCGCATCGTGCTGAACCGGCCGGCGAAACGCAATGCCATGACCGCGGCCATGTGGCGGGCGATCCCGGCGCTTTGTGCCGGGATTGCGGCCGATCCCGAGGCCCTGGTCGTGGTGCTGACCGGTGCCGGCGGCAAGGCGTTCAGCGCCGGTGCCGACATCGCCGAATTCCCCGAGGTCTATGAAACGCCCGAAAGCACCCGCGCCTATAACGAGGCGGTAGAGGCGGCACAGGAGGCGATCGTGGCGCTGGACCGCCCGACCATCGCCGCGATCAGCGGCGCCTGCGTCGGCGGCGGCTGCGGCCTGGCGCTGGCCTCGGATTTCCGCTTCGCCACGGAAGATGCCCGCTTCGCGATCCCGCCGGCGACGCTGGGGCTTGCCTACAGCTTCAACGCCACCCGCCGCCTGGTGGGCAAGGTCGGCCCGTCGCGCGCCAAGGACATGCTGTTCTCGGGCCGCCTGATCGCGGCCGACGAGGCGCTGTGCATCGGCCTCGTTGACCGCGTGGTCCCGGCCGGGGCGCTGGACCAGACGGTCGCCGCCTATGCCGAACGCCTGGCCTCGGTCTCGCAATACACCATCCGCACCATGATGCGCATGGTCGACGCCATCACGCTCGGCGCCGACGCCCCCACCCCCGATCTTGCCGAGGCCTGGGCGGCTTCGTTCACCGGCGCCGATTTCGCCGAAGGCTATCGGGCCTTCATGGAAAAGCGGTCGCCGGTGTTCCGGTGGCGGTGA
- a CDS encoding TRAP transporter substrate-binding protein, which yields MHHPTLRRGFAAIAAAAAFTLFQPVASRAADVQWDVSLPWGPTEFHSTNAQKFAEEVKAVTGGAVEMTIHTGGALGIKANESLRAVEDGAVPMAEYAAFQNVGEIPLLGVESIPFLISDYNDLAALMKIVRPVWEAELQKRGQKVLYVVPWPSQNFFTKTPVATLDDLKGVRMRTYDRVTADMVTRLGMVALQMNNPDIVPALASGKLDAVMTSGTTAVAQKYWEFLKHAYNTNHMWASNLMVVNLDEWNRLDPKQQKMIEATAHKLEPQFWEISKAEHAKRMDELRANGMTVEPASDALKTAMRQATASMEGEFVKANPAAAPLLDAYHKAVGH from the coding sequence ATGCATCATCCGACGCTGCGCCGCGGTTTCGCGGCGATCGCCGCGGCTGCGGCCTTCACCCTTTTCCAGCCCGTGGCGTCACGGGCGGCCGATGTCCAGTGGGACGTGTCGCTGCCCTGGGGCCCGACCGAGTTCCATTCCACCAATGCGCAGAAATTCGCCGAAGAGGTGAAGGCGGTCACCGGCGGCGCGGTGGAGATGACGATCCACACCGGCGGCGCGCTGGGCATCAAGGCGAACGAGTCCCTGCGCGCGGTGGAAGACGGCGCGGTGCCGATGGCGGAATACGCCGCCTTCCAGAATGTCGGCGAAATCCCGTTGCTCGGCGTGGAGAGCATCCCCTTCCTGATTTCGGACTATAACGACCTGGCGGCGCTGATGAAGATCGTGCGCCCCGTCTGGGAAGCGGAGCTGCAGAAGCGCGGCCAGAAGGTGCTGTATGTCGTGCCCTGGCCCAGCCAGAACTTCTTCACCAAGACCCCTGTCGCGACGCTGGACGACCTGAAGGGCGTGCGCATGCGCACCTATGACCGGGTGACCGCCGACATGGTCACGCGGCTGGGCATGGTGGCCCTGCAGATGAACAATCCCGACATCGTGCCGGCGCTCGCCTCGGGCAAGCTGGATGCGGTGATGACCTCGGGCACCACCGCGGTCGCGCAGAAATACTGGGAATTCCTGAAGCACGCCTACAACACCAACCATATGTGGGCGTCCAACCTGATGGTGGTGAACCTGGACGAGTGGAACCGGCTCGACCCCAAGCAGCAGAAGATGATCGAGGCCACCGCCCATAAGCTGGAGCCCCAGTTCTGGGAGATCAGCAAGGCCGAACACGCCAAGCGCATGGACGAGCTGCGCGCCAACGGCATGACGGTCGAGCCCGCATCGGATGCGCTGAAGACCGCCATGCGTCAGGCGACCGCCTCGATGGAAGGCGAGTTCGTGAAGGCCAACCCGGCCGCCGCCCCCCTGCTCGACGCCTATCACAAGGCCGTCGGCCACTGA